In one window of Rhizobium sp. ACO-34A DNA:
- a CDS encoding aa3-type cytochrome c oxidase subunit IV, with protein MSEHHAGPVETGAQMNYAEHEKTYDLFIAGSKYCTALLVALLIGMAAGFLGGAGFFGGLLIFVVLSAAGIFLLR; from the coding sequence ATGAGCGAACATCACGCGGGTCCGGTCGAAACGGGAGCGCAGATGAATTATGCCGAGCATGAGAAGACCTATGATCTTTTCATTGCCGGCAGCAAGTATTGCACGGCTCTCCTGGTTGCGCTGCTGATCGGCATGGCCGCAGGCTTCCTGGGAGGCGCGGGTTTCTTTGGTGGCCTCCTTATCTTCGTCGTCCTGAGCGCTGCCGGCATCTTCCTGCTGCGCTGA